A single Terriglobia bacterium DNA region contains:
- a CDS encoding NADH-quinone oxidoreductase subunit N codes for PLTAGFFGKFYIVAAGAAVGAWVLILILVVTSTIGLFYYLRIVVVLYQQPTESYQAHQALPRRAPAENLVLAALTVILLWLGVYPTLMLKVIQTAIGSLL; via the coding sequence CCGCTGACTGCGGGCTTTTTCGGCAAGTTCTACATTGTCGCTGCAGGTGCCGCCGTGGGAGCCTGGGTGCTCATCCTGATCCTGGTAGTTACCAGCACCATCGGACTCTTCTATTACCTGCGCATTGTGGTGGTGTTGTACCAACAACCGACCGAGAGCTATCAGGCTCACCAAGCTCTTCCACGCCGAGCGCCGGCGGAAAACCTGGTTCTGGCCGCGCTGACCGTGATTCTGCTCTGGCTGGGGGTTTACCCGACGTTGATGCTGAAAGTAATTCAAACCGCGATTGGTAGTTTGCTCTAA
- a CDS encoding universal stress protein codes for MFSLTRILIPIDFSQRCFGATSYAIPLAEHFNSEIDLLHVLPPYEGSMELGAESVTVGEMMAARKAKAQEHLDNFLNAALHHLRVKRTLLDGDPASRIVEWTLRERSDLIMMATHGYGPFRRLLLGSVTAKVLHDTNCPVWTGVHVEQGPPVAWSALGRIACAVDLSPSSEAALDWAARLAGEFKAALSLIHVVPRLSSPGEDYYSREYHQKVAESANSRIAQFQNRLGTSAAVLLEAGEVPAAVCAAAAREHADLLVIGRGLIDASRLPTNAYAIIRKSPCPVVSV; via the coding sequence ATGTTTTCGTTAACCAGAATTCTGATCCCAATCGATTTTTCTCAAAGGTGCTTCGGTGCGACAAGTTATGCGATTCCTCTGGCTGAGCACTTCAATTCTGAAATCGACCTTCTACACGTGTTGCCGCCATACGAGGGATCCATGGAGCTTGGCGCAGAGAGCGTTACGGTCGGGGAAATGATGGCTGCACGAAAGGCGAAGGCACAAGAGCATCTGGACAACTTCCTGAACGCGGCGCTTCATCATCTGCGCGTAAAGCGGACCTTGCTGGATGGAGATCCCGCTTCGAGAATCGTTGAGTGGACACTGCGCGAGCGCTCCGATCTCATCATGATGGCCACGCACGGCTACGGTCCGTTTCGGCGCCTGCTCCTGGGTTCGGTCACGGCGAAGGTACTGCACGACACGAATTGTCCCGTTTGGACGGGTGTACATGTGGAGCAAGGACCGCCTGTGGCGTGGAGCGCGTTGGGTCGCATTGCCTGCGCCGTAGATCTCAGCCCGTCCAGCGAGGCGGCCCTTGATTGGGCAGCCCGCCTGGCTGGAGAATTCAAGGCTGCTCTCTCTTTGATCCACGTTGTGCCGAGGCTCAGCTCTCCGGGTGAAGATTACTATTCCCGTGAGTATCATCAGAAGGTGGCCGAGTCGGCGAACAGCCGCATCGCGCAATTTCAGAACAGGCTCGGAACGAGTGCTGCGGTTCTACTGGAAGCTGGAGAGGTACCTGCAGCGGTGTGCGCCGCTGCCGCGCGAGAGCACGCCGATCTGCTTGTGATTGGACGAGGTTTGATCGATGCCTCACGGTTGCCCACCAACGCCTATGCCATCATCCGGAAATCGCCATGCCCGGTTGTTAGCGTATAG
- a CDS encoding ketose-bisphosphate aldolase: MPLVSLRQVLDEAAKGKYGIGAFNVNNMEQIQAIMEAARETQSPVVVQASRGARSYSQDNYLFHLMIAATELNPEIPIVMHQDHGNSFETCQSAIKLGFTSVMMDGSLKKDGKTPTTFEENVEVTRRVVEYAHERGISVEGEIGVLGGVEDGHGAGGSGLEHLTDPDQAVEFAMRTGVDALAVAIGTSHGAYKFSKKPDGSVLKMDLLIAIHHRLPNTHLVMHGSSSVPQNLQDIVNKYGGHLKQTWGVPVEEIQLGIKNGVRKINVDTDSRLAITGAIRKLLAESPEKFDPRDYLKPAREAMKKIVVQRMREFGQATHSGDYEAIPLSEMAKRYASEMIAK; the protein is encoded by the coding sequence ATGCCGCTCGTATCGTTACGGCAAGTACTGGACGAGGCAGCCAAAGGCAAGTACGGCATTGGCGCCTTCAACGTTAACAACATGGAACAAATTCAGGCAATCATGGAAGCGGCCAGGGAGACCCAGTCACCGGTGGTAGTTCAAGCCAGCCGGGGTGCACGCAGCTACTCGCAGGATAACTACCTATTCCATTTGATGATCGCAGCGACTGAGTTAAATCCAGAGATTCCAATTGTGATGCATCAGGACCATGGCAACAGCTTTGAAACCTGTCAATCGGCGATCAAGCTTGGCTTTACCAGCGTGATGATGGATGGTTCCTTGAAGAAGGACGGCAAGACTCCGACCACGTTTGAAGAGAACGTGGAGGTGACCCGTCGCGTGGTGGAATATGCCCACGAGCGCGGCATTTCCGTCGAGGGTGAGATCGGTGTGCTCGGAGGCGTTGAAGATGGCCACGGCGCAGGTGGCAGCGGCCTGGAACACCTAACGGATCCGGATCAAGCGGTGGAATTTGCCATGCGGACAGGTGTAGATGCCCTGGCTGTGGCCATTGGTACGAGCCATGGCGCATACAAATTCTCAAAGAAGCCTGACGGTAGTGTGCTGAAGATGGATCTCCTCATTGCAATTCACCACCGCCTGCCGAATACGCATCTAGTGATGCACGGTTCGTCCAGCGTTCCTCAGAATCTGCAGGATATCGTGAACAAGTACGGCGGGCATTTGAAGCAGACGTGGGGTGTTCCCGTGGAAGAGATCCAACTAGGTATCAAGAACGGCGTGCGCAAGATCAATGTCGATACGGACAGCCGGCTGGCAATCACCGGGGCGATCCGCAAGCTGCTTGCCGAATCACCGGAAAAGTTTGATCCGCGCGATTACCTCAAGCCGGCGCGTGAGGCCATGAAGAAGATTGTGGTGCAGCGCATGCGCGAATTCGGTCAAGCCACGCACTCGGGCGATTACGAGGCAATTCCGCTGAGTGAGATGGCAAAGCGGTATGCATCGGAGATGATCGCGAAGTAA
- a CDS encoding PAS and helix-turn-helix domain-containing protein — protein MRDQELFDLLEGTSDAAFTITDQGKICSWNKAAERLFGYSKVEVLKKSCQELLQGRGALGTRVCGDHCGISECAAKHLDIPNFDLEVKTRSGHRMWVSVSTLVYENSRNHRHLIVQLAHDITEQKKNEELLRKMARISRQLVTVADVAGRPAPVSPLSEQEREILQLFSVGKNSTEIALKLGITMQTLRNHLHHINQKLRTHNRLEAVTHAMQRKLV, from the coding sequence ATGCGTGACCAGGAGCTATTCGATCTGCTCGAAGGCACGTCCGATGCCGCCTTCACCATAACCGACCAGGGGAAGATTTGTTCCTGGAACAAGGCTGCGGAAAGATTATTCGGTTACAGCAAGGTCGAGGTTCTTAAGAAGAGTTGCCAAGAGCTTCTACAAGGGCGTGGAGCTTTAGGCACCCGAGTGTGTGGCGATCATTGCGGCATCTCGGAGTGTGCCGCAAAACATCTCGACATCCCCAACTTTGACCTAGAGGTGAAGACCCGCTCGGGGCATCGGATGTGGGTGAGCGTGTCTACGCTTGTATATGAGAACTCGCGCAACCATCGGCATTTGATCGTGCAGTTAGCCCATGACATCACGGAACAGAAAAAGAACGAGGAACTTCTCCGCAAGATGGCGCGGATTTCGCGACAGTTGGTGACCGTTGCAGACGTTGCCGGGCGACCGGCTCCCGTTTCTCCGCTTTCCGAACAGGAACGAGAAATTCTGCAGTTGTTTTCCGTGGGTAAGAATTCGACGGAAATCGCGCTCAAGCTCGGAATCACGATGCAAACCTTGCGAAATCATCTGCACCACATCAATCAGAAACTGCGCACGCACAATCGTCTGGAAGCGGTGACGCACGCCATGCAGCGCAAGCTTGTGTGA